The following coding sequences lie in one Cupriavidus sp. WKF15 genomic window:
- the rplS gene encoding 50S ribosomal protein L19, with protein sequence MNIIEQIEKEEIARLTANKTIPAFAPGDTVIVSVNVVEGNRKRVQAYEGVVIAKRNRGLNSSFIVRKISSGEGVERTFQLYSPLIAGIEVKRRGDVRRAKLYYLRERSGKSARIKEKLVSKAAKAAQ encoded by the coding sequence ATGAACATCATCGAGCAGATCGAGAAGGAAGAGATCGCGCGTCTGACCGCGAACAAGACCATCCCCGCATTCGCACCCGGCGACACCGTGATCGTCAGCGTGAACGTGGTGGAAGGCAACCGCAAGCGCGTGCAGGCTTACGAAGGCGTGGTGATTGCCAAGCGTAACCGTGGCCTGAATTCGTCCTTCATCGTGCGCAAGATCTCGTCGGGTGAAGGCGTGGAGCGTACGTTCCAGCTGTACTCGCCGCTGATCGCCGGCATCGAAGTGAAGCGTCGCGGCGACGTGCGTCGCGCGAAGCTGTACTACCTGCGCGAGCGCTCGGGCAAGTCCGCACGTATCAAGGAAAAGCTGGTTTCGAAGGCAGCCAAGGCTGCCCAGTAA
- the dnaE gene encoding DNA polymerase III subunit alpha: protein MSAPRFVHLRVHSEYSVVDGIVRLDDAVKAAAGDGMGALALTDLANAFGLIRFYKEARGGGVKPVVGADVWLSNADDRDKPARLLLLVQDRIGYLNLCMLLSRAWLSNQHRGRAEIEPGWFGEPGEEGQPLATGLIALSGAMGGDVGMALANGNVDGARRAAAHWASVFPQRFYIELQRAGHPGTDAYVQQAVHLAAEMQLPVVATHPVQFMTPDDFTAHEARVCIAEGELLANPRRTRRFTTDQYFKTQDEMCALFADIPSALENAVEIARRCNLTLELGKPRLPLFPTPDGMSLDDYLVFMAKDGLEKRLAVLFPDEAQREAKRPEYYARLEFETGTIIKMGFPGYFLIVADFINWAKNNGVPVGPGRGSGAGSLVAYALGITDLDPLKYALLFERFLNPERVSMPDFDIDFCQHGRDRVITYVKEKYGKDAVSQIATFGTMAAKAAVRDVGRVLDLGYGFVDGIAKLIPFKPGKLVTIEEAKKEEPLLTERENNEEEVRQLLELAQRVEGMTRNVGMHAGGVLIAPGRLTDFCPLYTQGAQNDGMSGVVSQYDKDDVEAAGLVKFDFLGLTTLTILDWAERYIRRLDPSKADWNCSQIPLDDGPAFDILKTANTVAVFQLESRGMQGMLKDAKPDRFEDIIALVALYRPGPMDLIPSFCARKHGREKVEYPDPRVEPVLKETHGIMVYQEQVMQMAQIIGGYSLGGADLLRRAMGKKKPEEMAQHRVMFREGADKNGLSAEQADDIFDLMEKFAGYGFNKSHAAAYALLAYYTAWLKAHHPAEFMAANMSLAMDDTDKVKILYEDCKLNKLAVLPPDVNASEYRFAPTDARTIRYGLGGIKGSGQGAIEDILRARAERPFTDLFDFCERVDRRQVNRRTIEALIRAGAFDSLNDNRAQLLASVSIAMEAADQKAESANQVSLFDLMGDAGDAHRPELIDEPRWTPKRTLQEEKHALGYYFSGHLFDACRDEVRRFVKSTLAGLEKEVQGNGGGFGRDVRGKTIAGVIAGVRTQMTQRGKMIIVQLDDGTGVVEMTVFNEVFDANRHMFREDELLIATGNARHDTFTGGVRFTAESVMDLATARSAYASALSIALAPEDSTMERLRTVLTQYRAKPRDAGPAGLGLLVRYRNPSAACEIHLGPNWRVEPDEALLGELRQWLGNDAVELMY from the coding sequence ATGTCTGCCCCCCGTTTCGTACACCTTCGCGTCCATTCCGAGTATTCCGTCGTCGACGGCATCGTCCGCCTGGATGATGCCGTCAAGGCCGCGGCCGGCGATGGCATGGGCGCGCTCGCTCTCACCGACCTCGCCAATGCCTTCGGCCTGATCCGCTTCTACAAGGAAGCGCGCGGCGGCGGCGTCAAGCCCGTGGTCGGCGCCGATGTCTGGCTGTCCAATGCGGACGACCGCGACAAGCCCGCGCGGCTGCTGCTGCTGGTGCAGGACCGCATCGGCTACCTGAACCTGTGCATGCTGCTGTCGCGCGCGTGGCTGTCGAACCAGCACCGCGGCCGTGCCGAGATCGAGCCCGGCTGGTTCGGCGAGCCCGGTGAAGAGGGCCAGCCGCTGGCGACAGGGCTGATCGCGCTGTCGGGCGCAATGGGCGGCGATGTCGGCATGGCGCTGGCCAACGGCAACGTCGATGGCGCCCGCCGTGCCGCGGCGCATTGGGCCTCCGTCTTCCCGCAGCGTTTCTACATCGAGCTGCAGCGCGCCGGTCATCCCGGCACGGATGCCTACGTGCAGCAGGCCGTGCACCTGGCCGCCGAGATGCAGCTGCCCGTGGTGGCCACGCACCCGGTGCAGTTCATGACGCCGGACGACTTCACCGCGCACGAGGCGCGCGTCTGTATCGCCGAAGGCGAACTGCTGGCCAATCCGCGCCGTACGCGCCGTTTCACCACGGACCAGTACTTCAAGACGCAGGACGAGATGTGCGCGCTGTTCGCCGACATTCCGTCCGCGCTCGAGAACGCCGTGGAGATCGCGCGGCGCTGCAACCTGACGCTGGAGCTGGGCAAGCCGCGCCTGCCGCTGTTCCCCACGCCCGACGGCATGTCGCTCGACGACTACCTGGTCTTCATGGCCAAGGACGGCCTGGAGAAGCGCCTGGCCGTGCTGTTCCCGGACGAGGCACAGCGCGAGGCCAAGCGGCCCGAGTACTACGCACGCCTGGAGTTCGAGACCGGCACCATCATCAAGATGGGTTTCCCGGGCTACTTCCTGATCGTGGCGGACTTTATCAACTGGGCCAAGAACAATGGCGTGCCGGTGGGGCCGGGCCGGGGCTCGGGTGCCGGTTCGCTGGTGGCCTATGCGCTGGGCATTACCGACCTGGATCCGCTCAAGTACGCGCTGCTGTTCGAGCGTTTCCTGAACCCGGAGCGGGTGTCCATGCCCGACTTCGATATCGACTTCTGCCAGCACGGCCGTGACCGCGTGATCACGTACGTGAAGGAAAAGTACGGCAAGGATGCGGTATCGCAGATCGCTACCTTCGGCACCATGGCGGCCAAGGCCGCGGTGCGCGACGTGGGCCGCGTGCTCGACCTGGGCTACGGCTTCGTCGACGGCATCGCCAAGCTGATTCCGTTCAAGCCCGGCAAGCTCGTCACGATCGAAGAGGCCAAGAAGGAAGAGCCGCTGCTCACCGAGCGCGAGAACAACGAGGAAGAAGTGCGCCAGCTGCTGGAGCTGGCGCAGCGCGTCGAAGGCATGACCCGCAACGTCGGTATGCACGCCGGCGGCGTGCTGATCGCGCCGGGCCGGCTGACCGATTTCTGCCCGCTCTATACGCAGGGCGCGCAGAACGACGGCATGAGCGGCGTCGTCAGCCAGTACGACAAGGACGACGTGGAAGCGGCCGGCCTGGTCAAGTTCGACTTTCTGGGCCTGACCACGCTGACCATCCTCGACTGGGCCGAGCGCTATATCCGCCGGCTGGATCCCAGCAAGGCGGACTGGAACTGCAGCCAGATCCCGCTCGATGACGGCCCCGCCTTCGACATCCTCAAGACCGCCAACACGGTCGCGGTGTTCCAGCTGGAAAGCCGCGGCATGCAGGGCATGCTGAAGGACGCCAAGCCTGACCGCTTCGAGGACATCATCGCGCTGGTGGCGCTGTACCGCCCGGGCCCGATGGACCTGATCCCCAGCTTCTGCGCGCGCAAGCACGGCCGCGAGAAGGTGGAGTACCCGGACCCGCGCGTCGAGCCCGTGCTCAAGGAGACCCACGGCATCATGGTCTACCAGGAGCAGGTGATGCAGATGGCGCAGATCATCGGCGGCTACTCGCTCGGCGGCGCCGACCTGCTGCGCCGCGCCATGGGCAAGAAAAAGCCCGAGGAGATGGCGCAGCACCGCGTGATGTTCCGCGAAGGCGCCGACAAGAACGGTCTCTCCGCCGAGCAGGCCGACGACATCTTCGACCTGATGGAGAAGTTCGCGGGCTACGGCTTCAACAAGTCGCACGCGGCCGCGTACGCGCTGCTGGCGTACTACACCGCGTGGCTCAAGGCGCATCATCCGGCCGAATTCATGGCAGCCAACATGTCGCTGGCCATGGACGACACCGACAAGGTCAAGATCCTTTACGAGGACTGCAAGCTCAACAAGCTCGCGGTGCTGCCGCCCGACGTCAACGCCAGCGAGTACCGCTTCGCGCCGACCGATGCCAGGACCATTCGCTACGGCCTCGGCGGCATCAAGGGCTCCGGGCAGGGCGCCATCGAAGACATCCTGCGTGCGCGCGCGGAGCGGCCCTTCACGGACCTGTTCGACTTCTGCGAGCGCGTCGACCGCCGCCAGGTGAACCGCCGCACCATCGAGGCGCTGATCCGTGCCGGCGCGTTCGACAGCCTCAACGACAACCGCGCGCAATTGCTGGCCTCGGTCTCGATCGCGATGGAGGCGGCCGACCAGAAGGCCGAGTCGGCCAACCAGGTCTCGCTGTTCGACTTGATGGGAGATGCCGGCGATGCGCACCGGCCGGAACTGATCGATGAACCGCGCTGGACGCCCAAGCGCACCTTGCAGGAGGAGAAGCACGCGCTCGGCTACTACTTCTCCGGGCACCTGTTCGATGCCTGCCGCGACGAGGTGCGCCGCTTCGTCAAGAGCACGCTGGCCGGCCTGGAAAAGGAAGTGCAGGGCAACGGCGGCGGTTTCGGCCGCGACGTGCGCGGCAAGACCATCGCCGGCGTGATCGCCGGGGTGCGCACGCAGATGACGCAGCGCGGCAAGATGATCATCGTGCAGCTCGACGACGGCACCGGGGTGGTGGAGATGACCGTCTTCAACGAGGTGTTCGATGCCAACCGGCATATGTTCCGCGAGGACGAGCTGCTGATCGCGACGGGCAACGCACGCCACGACACCTTCACCGGCGGCGTGCGCTTCACGGCCGAGTCGGTCATGGACCTGGCGACGGCGCGCAGCGCCTATGCCAGTGCGCTCAGCATCGCGCTCGCACCGGAAGACTCGACCATGGAACGTTTGCGCACGGTGCTGACCCAATACCGTGCCAAGCCGCGCGATGCGGGCCCGGCGGGCCTCGGCCTGCTGGTGCGGTACCGCAATCCGAGTGCCGCGTGCGAGATCCATCTCGGACCGAACTGGCGCGTGGAGCCGGACGAAGCCCTGCTCGGTGAACTGCGGCAGTGGCTCGGCAACGACGCGGTGGAGCTGATGTATTGA
- a CDS encoding CoA pyrophosphatase: protein MRPVFDPESLPIIDVDKRRPALSAPRLQADFIRHRLQAPPAWAPELTDESRVYDRSRSLRQAAVLVPIVERRDGLTVLLTERNANLSAHAGQISFPGGSQEDHDTSRIDTALRETEEEVGLVRDYVEVLGALPDYITGTGFHVSPVVGLVRDGFTLRPDASEVADVFEVPLAFLMDPSHHERRLFRWVDGERMFYAMPFPREGGGHRFIWGATAGMLRNLYHLLAA, encoded by the coding sequence ATGCGCCCCGTCTTTGACCCAGAGTCCCTTCCCATCATCGATGTCGACAAGCGCCGTCCGGCACTGAGCGCACCGCGCCTGCAGGCGGACTTCATCCGCCACCGCTTGCAGGCACCGCCCGCCTGGGCGCCCGAGCTGACCGATGAATCACGTGTCTACGACCGCAGCCGCAGCCTGCGCCAGGCTGCCGTACTGGTGCCGATTGTCGAGCGCCGCGACGGTCTGACGGTGTTGCTCACCGAGCGTAATGCCAACCTGAGTGCGCATGCGGGACAGATCAGTTTTCCTGGCGGCAGCCAGGAAGACCATGACACCAGCCGCATTGATACCGCCCTTCGGGAAACCGAAGAAGAGGTCGGCCTGGTGCGCGACTATGTGGAGGTGCTGGGGGCGCTGCCCGATTACATCACCGGCACCGGCTTCCATGTCAGCCCGGTGGTGGGCCTGGTGCGCGACGGCTTTACGTTGCGGCCCGACGCCTCGGAAGTGGCAGATGTGTTCGAGGTGCCGCTGGCCTTCCTGATGGATCCTTCGCACCATGAGCGGCGCCTGTTCCGCTGGGTCGATGGCGAACGGATGTTCTACGCCATGCCGTTCCCGCGCGAAGGCGGTGGTCACCGCTTCATCTGGGGCGCGACGGCGGGCATGCTGCGCAACCTCTACCACCTGCTCGCCGCCTGA
- the trmD gene encoding tRNA (guanosine(37)-N1)-methyltransferase TrmD → MQFDVITLFPDMFRALTDWGITSRAAKQQRYALRTWNPRDFTTDNYRTIDDRPYGGGPGMVMLARPLEDAIDAASAAQSRAGVEAPHVVLMSPQGAPLTHEKVMSLAQRPGLVLLCGRYEAIDQRLIDRRVHEEISLGDFVLSGGELPAMALIDAVVRHLPGVLGDAQSAVQDSFVNGLLDCPHYTRPEEYEGVRVPEILLGGHHAEIEKWRRQQALANTARKRPDLIETARAQGLLTRSDEKFLSEWLVKEGRENSPAR, encoded by the coding sequence ATGCAGTTCGATGTAATCACGCTGTTTCCCGACATGTTTCGCGCGCTGACCGACTGGGGCATTACCAGCCGGGCAGCCAAGCAGCAACGGTACGCCCTGCGTACGTGGAATCCGCGCGATTTCACCACGGACAACTACCGGACCATCGATGATCGGCCGTATGGTGGTGGTCCCGGCATGGTCATGCTGGCGAGGCCGCTGGAAGATGCGATCGATGCTGCCTCGGCGGCACAGTCGCGGGCCGGCGTGGAAGCGCCGCACGTGGTGCTGATGTCGCCCCAGGGTGCGCCGCTGACCCACGAGAAGGTCATGTCGCTCGCGCAGCGACCCGGACTGGTGTTGTTGTGCGGCCGCTACGAGGCGATCGACCAGCGCCTGATCGATCGCCGCGTGCACGAGGAAATCAGCCTTGGCGATTTCGTGCTGTCCGGCGGCGAGCTGCCCGCGATGGCATTGATCGATGCCGTGGTGCGGCACCTGCCCGGTGTGCTGGGCGATGCGCAGTCGGCGGTGCAGGACAGCTTTGTCAACGGCTTGCTCGATTGCCCGCATTACACGCGGCCGGAAGAGTATGAGGGTGTGCGGGTACCCGAGATCCTGCTCGGCGGCCATCATGCCGAGATTGAAAAATGGCGGCGCCAGCAGGCGCTGGCCAATACCGCGAGAAAGCGTCCCGACCTGATCGAGACCGCTCGCGCGCAAGGTTTGCTAACCCGTTCCGACGAGAAGTTCCTGTCGGAATGGTTGGTGAAAGAAGGGCGGGAGAATTCTCCCGCCAGGTAA
- a CDS encoding sulfurtransferase: protein MQIVNISAYKFVSLNDIETLRPEMRSRCEDLGLKGTILLAPEGINMFLAGPREAIDGFMAWLHADARFADIAPKESLSENQPFKRMLVRAKKEIITMKRPLIRPEEGRAPSVRPVDLKRWLDQGHDDDGRPVVMLDTRNDFEVAVGTFDTVVEYNLAKFSEFPEAVEAHKADFEGKTVVSFCTGGIRCEKAAIHMQEVGIDHVYQLEGGILKYFEEVGGSHYRGDCFVFDYRTALNPNLEPAGPKQCFACRAVVTPEEQQSPHYVVGKSCPHCIGQRDQAAA, encoded by the coding sequence ATGCAGATCGTCAACATCTCCGCTTACAAGTTCGTCTCGCTCAACGACATCGAGACGTTGCGGCCGGAAATGCGCTCGCGCTGCGAGGATCTTGGCCTGAAGGGCACCATCCTGCTCGCGCCCGAAGGCATCAACATGTTCCTGGCCGGCCCGCGCGAAGCCATTGATGGCTTCATGGCCTGGCTGCATGCCGACGCGCGCTTCGCGGACATTGCGCCCAAGGAAAGCCTGTCGGAGAACCAGCCCTTCAAGCGCATGCTGGTGCGCGCCAAGAAGGAAATCATCACCATGAAGCGCCCGCTGATCCGTCCCGAGGAAGGGCGCGCGCCGTCGGTGCGGCCGGTCGACCTCAAGCGCTGGCTGGACCAGGGCCATGACGACGACGGCCGTCCGGTGGTGATGCTCGATACGCGCAACGACTTCGAAGTGGCGGTCGGGACGTTCGATACGGTGGTGGAATACAACCTCGCCAAGTTCAGCGAATTCCCCGAAGCGGTGGAAGCCCACAAGGCGGATTTCGAAGGCAAGACCGTGGTGTCGTTCTGCACCGGCGGCATCCGCTGCGAGAAGGCCGCGATCCACATGCAGGAAGTCGGCATCGACCACGTCTACCAGCTTGAAGGCGGCATCCTCAAGTATTTCGAGGAAGTCGGCGGCAGCCACTATCGCGGCGACTGCTTCGTCTTCGATTACCGCACCGCGCTCAATCCGAACCTGGAGCCCGCCGGCCCGAAACAGTGCTTCGCCTGCCGTGCCGTGGTGACGCCGGAAGAACAGCAAAGCCCGCACTACGTCGTCGGCAAGAGTTGCCCGCATTGCATCGGGCAGCGCGATCAGGCTGCCGCCTGA
- the rpsP gene encoding 30S ribosomal protein S16, with translation MVVIRLARGGSKKRPFFNIVATDSRNRRDGRFIERVGFYNPLASEGEEGLRVVQDRLAYWQGVGAQLSPTVARLVKQNAAKAAA, from the coding sequence ATGGTCGTTATTCGTCTGGCTCGCGGCGGCAGCAAGAAGCGCCCCTTCTTCAACATCGTCGCTACCGATTCGCGCAACCGCCGCGATGGCCGCTTCATCGAGCGCGTTGGCTTCTACAATCCGCTGGCTTCGGAAGGCGAAGAAGGTCTGCGCGTGGTGCAGGACCGTCTGGCCTACTGGCAAGGCGTTGGCGCCCAGCTGTCGCCGACCGTTGCTCGCCTGGTCAAGCAGAACGCCGCCAAGGCCGCTGCCTGA
- a CDS encoding sorbosone dehydrogenase family protein: MGIVRHFVDRTARLASLACLTLLSAPAATSAALPLAQIQLPPGFRIEVLSDEVPNARGMALTPSGTLFVGTQEGKVYALPSALGGKPVVRVVASGLARPVGVAFRDGSLYASSTSRIVRLDNIEARLDHPPTPVVVTDRFPKETTHGWKFIAFGPDGYLYVPVGAPCNICAPDENRYANIMKMKPDGSDLQVVARGVRNSVGFDWHPATHELWFTDNGRDYLGDDQPDDELNRVTQAGQHFGYPFCHAGNIPDPEFGKQRACSEFVPPVAKLGAHVAALGMRFYTGTQFPAEYRNNIFIAEHGSWNRSERVGYRIVRVIVDAQGKAVRQEIFAQGWLQHGKFWGRPVDVLAAPDGSLLVSDDDAGAIYRIRYAP, encoded by the coding sequence ATGGGAATCGTCCGGCACTTCGTTGATCGCACCGCACGTCTGGCATCACTGGCCTGTCTCACTCTGCTTAGCGCTCCGGCCGCCACATCTGCGGCCTTGCCCCTGGCGCAGATCCAATTGCCGCCAGGATTCCGCATCGAAGTCCTGAGCGATGAAGTCCCCAACGCCCGGGGCATGGCGCTCACGCCATCCGGCACATTGTTCGTTGGCACACAAGAAGGCAAGGTCTATGCACTGCCCTCAGCGCTAGGCGGCAAACCGGTTGTTCGCGTCGTGGCAAGCGGCCTGGCCAGGCCAGTGGGCGTAGCGTTCCGCGATGGCAGCCTGTACGCGTCGTCGACTTCCCGCATCGTCCGCCTCGACAACATCGAAGCCCGGCTGGACCACCCGCCGACGCCGGTAGTCGTCACCGACCGGTTTCCAAAGGAAACGACGCATGGCTGGAAGTTCATCGCCTTCGGCCCGGACGGCTATCTCTACGTTCCAGTTGGCGCCCCCTGCAATATCTGCGCGCCGGACGAGAACCGCTACGCCAACATCATGAAGATGAAGCCCGACGGCTCGGACCTGCAGGTGGTGGCGCGCGGCGTGCGCAATTCAGTCGGATTCGACTGGCATCCCGCGACGCACGAACTGTGGTTCACCGACAACGGCCGCGACTACCTCGGCGACGACCAGCCCGACGACGAGCTGAACCGCGTGACACAGGCCGGGCAGCATTTCGGCTATCCGTTCTGCCACGCGGGAAACATCCCCGATCCCGAGTTCGGCAAGCAGCGCGCCTGCTCCGAGTTCGTACCGCCTGTCGCCAAGCTCGGCGCGCATGTCGCGGCGCTGGGCATGCGCTTCTACACCGGCACGCAGTTTCCCGCCGAGTACCGCAACAACATCTTCATTGCCGAGCACGGCAGCTGGAACCGCAGCGAACGGGTCGGCTACCGGATCGTGCGCGTGATCGTGGACGCGCAGGGCAAGGCAGTACGCCAGGAGATCTTCGCGCAAGGCTGGCTGCAGCATGGCAAAT
- the msbA gene encoding lipid A export permease/ATP-binding protein MsbA, translated as MGYLRPELRIFIAAIVAMAVVAASEGVIPKVVNDLLDKGFGGQYAGKLWHVPAILTGVALIRGVAQFASGYLLSLISNRVLLKMRMQMFDRMLHAPAQFYHRNTAASLINAVIFEVNQVLSILTSVFITLVRDSLTVVALLIYLFYTNWRLTLIVAVILPVIGYLMSKINRRLRRLNRDHQTLTNSAAYVVEEAAGGFKVVKLHGGEAYEMNRFRAMAERLKNYSMRMAVAGGLNQPVTAFLAALALSVIITIAMIQAQGNQTTIGGFTGFVMAMLLLISPLKHLTDINQPLTRGLTAAELIFRLIDEPVEPQDGGVRIERARGDLVFERVGFRYGEGMRAALEGIDIRVPAGEVVALVGPSGSGKTTLVNLVPRFFDPSDGRILLDGHAIGDIALRELRNQIAFVSQDVVLFNDTVAANVAYGVGPEDKIDMARVERALQAAYLTDVVKNLPEGVNTNIGDNGMKLSGGQRQRLAIARAIYKDAPILILDEATSALDSESERQVQAALEALMVGRTTLVIAHRLSTIENADRIVVLDHGRVAEQGTHEELLGANGLYAGLHRIQFATH; from the coding sequence ATGGGCTATCTGCGCCCCGAGCTGCGCATCTTCATTGCCGCCATCGTGGCCATGGCCGTGGTCGCGGCCAGCGAGGGCGTGATCCCGAAGGTCGTCAACGACTTGCTCGACAAGGGCTTTGGCGGCCAATATGCCGGCAAGCTGTGGCATGTCCCCGCCATCCTGACCGGCGTGGCGCTGATCCGCGGCGTGGCCCAGTTCGCGTCCGGTTACCTGTTGAGCCTGATCTCGAACCGCGTGCTGCTGAAGATGCGCATGCAGATGTTCGACCGCATGCTGCACGCGCCGGCCCAGTTCTATCACCGCAATACCGCGGCGTCGCTGATCAACGCGGTGATCTTCGAGGTCAACCAGGTGCTGTCGATCCTGACCAGCGTGTTCATCACGCTGGTGCGGGACTCGCTGACCGTAGTGGCGCTGCTGATCTACCTGTTCTACACGAACTGGCGCCTGACGCTGATCGTGGCCGTGATCCTGCCCGTGATCGGCTACCTGATGTCGAAGATCAACCGGCGCCTGCGCCGCCTGAACCGCGACCACCAGACCCTGACCAACAGCGCTGCCTATGTGGTCGAAGAGGCCGCAGGCGGCTTCAAGGTCGTGAAGCTGCACGGCGGCGAGGCTTACGAGATGAACCGCTTCCGCGCCATGGCGGAGCGGCTCAAGAACTACTCGATGCGCATGGCCGTGGCCGGCGGCCTGAACCAGCCCGTGACGGCTTTCCTTGCCGCGCTGGCGCTGTCGGTCATCATCACCATCGCCATGATCCAGGCGCAGGGCAACCAGACCACGATCGGCGGTTTCACCGGTTTCGTAATGGCCATGCTGCTGCTGATCTCGCCGCTCAAGCACCTGACGGACATCAACCAGCCGCTCACGCGCGGCCTGACCGCGGCCGAACTGATCTTCCGCCTGATCGACGAGCCGGTGGAGCCGCAGGACGGCGGTGTGCGCATCGAACGTGCCAGGGGCGACCTGGTGTTCGAGCGCGTCGGCTTCCGTTATGGCGAAGGCATGCGTGCGGCGCTGGAGGGCATCGATATCCGCGTGCCCGCCGGCGAGGTGGTGGCGCTGGTCGGTCCGTCGGGCAGCGGCAAGACCACGCTGGTCAACCTGGTGCCGCGCTTCTTCGACCCGAGCGACGGCCGCATCCTGCTGGATGGTCACGCCATCGGCGATATCGCGCTGCGCGAGTTGCGCAACCAGATCGCCTTCGTGAGCCAGGACGTGGTGCTCTTCAACGACACGGTTGCCGCCAACGTGGCGTATGGGGTCGGCCCGGAAGACAAGATCGATATGGCGCGTGTCGAACGTGCGCTGCAGGCCGCCTACCTGACCGATGTGGTGAAGAACCTGCCCGAAGGCGTCAACACGAACATTGGCGACAACGGCATGAAGCTCTCTGGTGGCCAACGCCAGCGCCTGGCCATCGCTCGTGCGATCTACAAGGATGCGCCGATCCTGATCCTGGATGAAGCCACCTCGGCGCTCGATTCGGAATCCGAGCGCCAGGTGCAGGCCGCGCTCGAAGCGCTGATGGTCGGCCGCACGACGCTGGTGATCGCGCACCGCCTTTCCACCATCGAGAACGCCGACCGCATCGTCGTGCTCGACCATGGCCGCGTGGCGGAGCAGGGCACGCACGAGGAGCTGCTGGGCGCCAACGGCCTGTACGCCGGGCTGCACCGGATCCAGTTCGCTACACACTGA
- the rimM gene encoding ribosome maturation factor RimM (Essential for efficient processing of 16S rRNA), giving the protein MNRPQGESSKAVKLPATLLSADPLPDDLVEVGYVGAAYGIRGWIKVQPHADDASALLHARRWWLLVPPQAGLVAAAEASHAQAVCVRIAQSREHSGTVVAQATGVSDRNLAEALRGRRVWIRREDFPAPDENEFYWVDLIGCTVSNEQGELLGEVSGLIDNGAHQILQVAYALPDGKAGERLVPFVDAFLRTVDTAGKRIVVDWGLDY; this is encoded by the coding sequence TTGAATCGGCCTCAGGGCGAGTCGTCAAAGGCGGTCAAGCTGCCGGCGACGCTTCTGTCTGCCGATCCGCTGCCGGACGATCTGGTGGAGGTCGGCTATGTCGGTGCCGCCTATGGCATCCGCGGCTGGATCAAGGTCCAGCCCCATGCCGACGACGCATCCGCGCTGCTGCATGCGCGCCGCTGGTGGCTGCTGGTGCCCCCGCAGGCTGGCCTGGTGGCCGCGGCGGAGGCTTCGCATGCCCAGGCGGTCTGCGTCAGGATCGCGCAATCGCGCGAGCACAGCGGAACCGTCGTGGCGCAGGCAACTGGCGTTTCGGACCGCAACCTGGCGGAAGCGCTCAGGGGGCGGCGCGTGTGGATCCGGCGTGAGGATTTTCCGGCGCCGGACGAGAATGAGTTTTACTGGGTGGATCTGATCGGCTGCACCGTGAGCAACGAGCAAGGCGAGTTGCTGGGCGAGGTGTCCGGTCTGATCGATAACGGGGCTCACCAGATCCTGCAGGTGGCTTACGCATTGCCCGACGGTAAGGCCGGTGAGCGGCTCGTACCGTTTGTCGATGCGTTCCTGCGTACGGTCGACACCGCGGGCAAGCGCATCGTGGTGGACTGGGGGCTCGACTACTGA